The following proteins come from a genomic window of Flavobacterium crocinum:
- a CDS encoding glycoside hydrolase family 27 protein, protein MKKTNLLAIMMGTFFLSVVSTAQTKPFQKEEFKQWAQTPPMGWNSWDCYGPTVEEHEVKANADYMAKELKKFGWEYVVVDIRWFVENDKAGGYNQTDPRYVIDQYGRYLPAVNRFPSAKDGQGFKPLADYIHKKGLKFGIHIMRGIPKKAVEEKMPIKGTNGITADQIYSTALQCEWLRDNYTVVADKPGAQEYYNSIFELYAQWGVDFIKIDDLSRPYHEGEINLIRNAIDHCGRKIVLSTSPGETPISAAQHVSTNANMWRMVDDVWDTWPHITHLMDVAQKWYPYIAPGTWPDCDMIPLGRISIRGERGNDRMTRLTKEEQYTLITFFNIFKSPLFFGGDLPSNDAFTLSLLTNKEVVKMHNESTAVKQLFQKDGKIAVTSKNAKDGSVYLALFNISDKDSQKVYVNLSELGISGAVEVLNMWTGEKSKTTSKEIGADLKPHSSVLYQLKSKK, encoded by the coding sequence ATGAAAAAAACTAACTTACTAGCCATTATGATGGGAACGTTTTTCCTGTCAGTTGTATCTACCGCACAAACCAAACCATTTCAAAAAGAAGAATTCAAACAATGGGCGCAAACGCCGCCAATGGGCTGGAACAGCTGGGATTGCTACGGTCCAACAGTTGAAGAACATGAAGTAAAAGCCAACGCAGATTATATGGCAAAAGAGCTAAAGAAATTTGGCTGGGAATATGTCGTAGTGGATATCCGATGGTTTGTTGAAAATGACAAAGCAGGTGGATACAATCAAACAGACCCTCGTTATGTTATCGATCAGTATGGGAGATATCTTCCGGCAGTAAACCGATTTCCTTCGGCAAAAGATGGGCAAGGTTTTAAACCGTTAGCCGATTATATTCATAAAAAAGGATTGAAATTTGGAATTCACATCATGCGTGGTATTCCGAAAAAAGCGGTTGAAGAAAAAATGCCGATTAAAGGAACAAACGGAATTACAGCAGATCAGATCTATTCAACAGCATTGCAATGCGAATGGTTGAGAGATAATTATACAGTTGTAGCTGATAAACCGGGAGCTCAGGAATATTATAATTCTATTTTCGAATTGTACGCACAATGGGGAGTAGATTTTATTAAAATTGATGACTTATCGAGACCTTATCATGAAGGCGAAATCAATTTAATTAGAAATGCGATTGACCATTGCGGACGCAAAATTGTATTGAGTACTTCGCCAGGAGAAACACCAATTTCTGCAGCACAGCACGTAAGTACAAATGCTAATATGTGGCGTATGGTTGATGATGTTTGGGATACTTGGCCACATATCACACATTTAATGGATGTAGCACAAAAATGGTATCCGTACATCGCACCGGGAACATGGCCAGATTGTGATATGATTCCGTTAGGACGTATTTCGATTAGAGGAGAACGCGGCAACGACAGAATGACCCGTTTAACAAAAGAGGAACAATATACTTTAATTACGTTTTTTAATATCTTCAAATCGCCATTGTTTTTTGGTGGGGATTTACCAAGCAATGATGCTTTCACTTTATCATTATTGACGAATAAAGAAGTTGTAAAAATGCATAACGAGAGCACGGCTGTAAAACAACTTTTCCAGAAAGACGGAAAGATTGCAGTGACTTCAAAAAATGCAAAAGACGGAAGTGTTTATTTGGCGCTATTCAATATTTCGGATAAAGACTCACAAAAAGTATATGTAAATCTTTCAGAGCTTGGAATTTCAGGTGCAGTTGAAGTTTTAAATATGTGGACAGGCGAAAAATCTAAAACAACTTCAAAAGAAATTGGAGCCGATTTAAAACCGCATAGTTCAGTTCTGTATCAATTAAAAAGCAAAAAATAA
- a CDS encoding sugar-binding domain-containing protein, translated as MLSKKTLIPVLLFSCLSASSQISFGDSKKINDNWKFNLQDVSEAKNASFDDTKWQNVNVPHDWSVKGQLSPTLASCQGYLPGGIAWYRKSINIPQSKSGEKVYLYFEGVYNRSEVFINGKSLGKRPNGYISFAYDATPFVKFGGENTISVRVDHSQSADSRWYTGSGIYRNVWLVYANPVHIAQWGVYAYPEVKKGAGTLNVEVEVENGSSSKSSVTVVNELFSKDGKSVGKTSSKVEVAGNQNGKISTKINVKNPQLWDLDNPNLYQLKTTVLQDGKEIDKTVTQTGFRNFTFDPNNGFALNGKWMKMKGVCLHHDAGVLGSAVPREVWKTRLQTLKEIGVNAIRTSHNPQAPDFYELCDELGLLVLNEAYDEWEFPKRKWLEGWNYGTPGFEGSFDIFADWAEKDLEDFVRRDRNHLSVFGWSIGNEVDYPNDPYSHPVLDKGKDGFGQAAYGGYKPDAPDAMRLGAIAKRLVAAVKKYDKSRPTTAGLAGVAMSNETEYPGALDITGYNYTESKYQTDHAKYPKRVIYGSENVHDMEPWLAVKNNKHIFGQFLWTGIDYLGESGRWPSRGFYSGLVDFAGVIKPRGYFRQSLWSDKPMAYLGTYPLVNEKDISKDAWAIWNYENGQKIRVVCYTNAAKARLELNGKVVGETKLYDEKTGIIYWDIPFASGKLEAVGLDATDKEVSRYAINSTQQPVELTIAEKNITISKEKGVAKIMVQVKDQNGLPVMLSDNEVTCTISGPGTLLGLEAGNNSDMTDYTDNVQRVFHGHIAAYIQAKGDSTEPIKVKFTSQWLKPVEVTINVK; from the coding sequence GTGTTAAGTAAGAAAACTTTAATCCCTGTTTTACTCTTTTCGTGTCTGTCTGCGAGCAGTCAGATTTCGTTTGGAGATTCGAAGAAAATTAATGACAATTGGAAATTTAATCTTCAGGATGTTTCCGAGGCTAAAAATGCTTCTTTTGATGATACTAAATGGCAGAATGTAAATGTGCCGCACGACTGGAGTGTGAAAGGACAATTGAGTCCAACTCTCGCAAGTTGTCAGGGATATTTACCGGGTGGAATTGCCTGGTATAGAAAATCAATTAATATTCCTCAGAGTAAATCGGGCGAAAAAGTGTATTTGTATTTTGAAGGAGTTTACAATAGAAGTGAAGTTTTTATCAACGGAAAATCATTAGGAAAACGTCCAAATGGCTATATTTCTTTTGCTTATGATGCAACACCTTTCGTAAAGTTTGGTGGAGAAAACACCATTTCCGTTCGTGTAGATCACAGTCAAAGTGCTGATTCAAGATGGTACACTGGTTCTGGAATTTATAGAAATGTATGGTTGGTTTATGCCAATCCTGTTCATATTGCACAATGGGGAGTTTATGCTTATCCGGAAGTAAAAAAAGGAGCAGGAACTCTCAATGTTGAAGTTGAAGTGGAAAATGGTTCTTCTTCTAAATCATCTGTGACTGTTGTAAATGAATTGTTTTCGAAAGACGGAAAATCTGTTGGTAAGACCTCTTCTAAGGTTGAAGTTGCAGGGAATCAAAACGGAAAAATTTCGACTAAAATCAATGTTAAGAATCCACAGTTATGGGATTTAGACAATCCGAATTTATATCAGTTAAAAACAACCGTTTTACAAGACGGAAAAGAAATCGATAAAACAGTAACTCAAACAGGTTTTAGAAACTTTACATTCGATCCAAATAATGGTTTTGCTCTTAACGGAAAATGGATGAAAATGAAGGGAGTTTGTTTACATCATGATGCCGGAGTATTAGGATCAGCAGTTCCAAGAGAAGTTTGGAAAACAAGATTGCAGACATTGAAGGAAATTGGTGTAAATGCAATCCGTACGAGTCATAATCCGCAGGCGCCGGATTTCTATGAACTTTGCGATGAATTAGGATTATTAGTTTTAAACGAAGCTTATGACGAATGGGAATTCCCAAAACGTAAATGGTTAGAAGGATGGAATTACGGAACTCCGGGATTTGAGGGTTCTTTTGATATTTTTGCTGACTGGGCAGAGAAAGACTTGGAAGATTTTGTTCGTCGTGACAGAAACCACCTTTCTGTATTTGGATGGAGTATTGGTAATGAAGTAGATTATCCAAACGACCCTTATTCTCATCCTGTTTTAGATAAAGGAAAAGACGGTTTTGGACAAGCAGCTTATGGAGGTTATAAGCCAGATGCACCAGATGCGATGCGACTTGGGGCAATAGCAAAACGATTGGTGGCAGCAGTTAAAAAATATGATAAATCACGCCCGACAACGGCAGGTTTAGCTGGAGTTGCGATGTCTAATGAAACAGAATATCCGGGCGCTTTAGACATTACAGGATACAACTATACAGAAAGTAAATACCAGACAGATCACGCTAAATACCCAAAAAGGGTAATTTACGGAAGTGAAAATGTTCACGATATGGAACCTTGGTTAGCTGTAAAAAACAACAAACATATTTTCGGCCAATTCCTGTGGACAGGTATCGATTATTTAGGAGAATCAGGAAGATGGCCTTCAAGAGGATTTTATTCCGGTTTAGTTGATTTTGCCGGCGTAATTAAGCCAAGAGGATATTTCCGTCAGTCATTATGGTCAGATAAACCAATGGCGTATTTAGGAACATATCCTTTAGTAAATGAGAAAGATATTTCTAAAGATGCATGGGCAATCTGGAATTATGAAAACGGACAAAAAATCCGTGTGGTTTGTTATACCAATGCAGCAAAAGCACGTTTAGAACTGAACGGAAAAGTGGTTGGAGAAACTAAATTATATGATGAAAAAACAGGAATCATTTACTGGGATATTCCGTTTGCTTCAGGTAAATTGGAAGCAGTTGGTTTAGATGCAACCGATAAAGAAGTGAGCCGTTATGCAATCAATTCAACACAACAGCCAGTTGAATTGACAATTGCAGAGAAAAACATCACAATCAGCAAAGAGAAAGGTGTAGCAAAAATCATGGTTCAGGTTAAAGACCAAAACGGACTTCCGGTAATGCTTTCAGACAATGAAGTTACTTGTACAATCAGTGGACCAGGAACATTATTAGGATTGGAAGCTGGAAATAACAGTGATATGACTGATTATACTGATAATGTGCAGAGAGTTTTCCACGGACATATTGCAGCGTATATTCAGGCAAAAGGAGATTCGACAGAACCTATCAAAGTTAAATTCACGAGTCAATGGTTAAAACCGGTTGAGGTAACAATTAATGTGAAATAA
- a CDS encoding glycoside hydrolase, giving the protein MRKIYLSLLLVISSLSFAQRTVTISTDKVVQTMDGFGGSDAWRTQFVGKNWPEQKKNAIADLLFSKEIDANGNPKGIGLSIWRFNLGAGSTEQGENSKVSDEWRRSECFLNADGTYDFSKQEGQRWFLQAAKKRGVEKFLIFTNSPPVYMTNNGLSFASQKNKLNLKDGAIPKFADFLVQSIQGLEKKEGIKFDYVSPINEPQWEWMPKHGDTNSQEGTPATNQEIYDLTKSLSEKLLAKKMNTEIVIAEAAQIDYLYENVNAENRDNQIDFFFGKTKTNVTKFPNVKNVILGHSYFTTWPIERQVLSRKLIAAEVKQKPGLKYWQSEYCILENPGENEIPGGSGGGRDLGMQTALFVARLIHNDIAVANAASWQWWTSITRVDYKDGLIYLDDGKSNGGTEPNYVKNDGEFHDSKLLWALGNYSLFVRPGMQRIDIPNQKELDSANDVMLTAYKDIQNKKLIVVAVNCGKEAQKYKFDLSKGTLKNNEFTPYVTSDNSNLKRTNTQKINNLEIPAKSVVTFVGEFE; this is encoded by the coding sequence ATGAGAAAAATATATCTCTCGCTTTTATTGGTAATTAGTTCGCTGTCATTTGCACAGCGAACCGTTACCATCAGCACAGATAAGGTAGTACAAACCATGGACGGTTTTGGAGGTTCTGATGCCTGGCGAACTCAGTTTGTGGGTAAAAACTGGCCGGAGCAGAAAAAAAATGCTATTGCAGATTTGTTGTTTAGTAAAGAAATAGATGCAAATGGAAATCCAAAAGGAATCGGACTTTCGATCTGGCGATTTAATTTGGGAGCCGGAAGTACAGAACAAGGCGAAAACAGTAAAGTTTCTGATGAATGGAGAAGAAGCGAATGTTTTCTAAATGCTGACGGAACTTATGATTTTTCCAAACAAGAAGGACAGAGATGGTTTTTACAGGCGGCTAAAAAAAGAGGAGTAGAAAAATTTCTTATTTTTACAAATAGCCCTCCGGTTTACATGACAAACAACGGATTATCTTTTGCCTCTCAAAAGAATAAACTGAATCTAAAAGATGGTGCAATTCCAAAATTTGCCGATTTCTTAGTTCAAAGTATTCAGGGATTAGAGAAAAAAGAAGGAATCAAATTTGATTATGTGAGCCCAATAAACGAACCGCAGTGGGAATGGATGCCAAAACATGGCGATACCAACAGTCAGGAAGGAACTCCGGCAACCAATCAGGAAATTTATGATTTAACCAAATCACTTTCGGAAAAGCTGTTAGCTAAAAAAATGAATACTGAAATTGTGATAGCAGAAGCAGCACAAATTGATTATTTATATGAAAATGTAAATGCAGAAAATCGTGACAATCAAATTGATTTTTTCTTTGGAAAAACGAAAACTAATGTGACTAAATTTCCAAATGTTAAAAATGTAATCCTTGGACACAGTTATTTTACAACTTGGCCAATTGAAAGACAAGTTTTAAGCCGAAAACTAATTGCTGCCGAAGTAAAACAAAAACCAGGGTTAAAATATTGGCAGTCGGAATATTGTATTTTAGAGAATCCGGGAGAAAATGAAATCCCGGGAGGTTCTGGAGGAGGAAGAGATTTAGGCATGCAGACTGCTTTATTTGTAGCACGATTAATTCATAATGATATTGCGGTTGCCAATGCGGCTTCATGGCAGTGGTGGACTTCAATCACAAGAGTAGATTACAAAGACGGTTTGATCTATTTGGATGATGGAAAAAGCAATGGAGGAACTGAGCCAAATTATGTCAAAAATGATGGCGAATTTCACGATTCAAAACTGCTTTGGGCATTAGGAAATTATTCGCTTTTTGTTCGTCCGGGAATGCAGAGAATTGATATTCCAAACCAAAAAGAACTGGATTCGGCAAATGATGTAATGCTAACCGCTTACAAAGACATTCAAAACAAAAAACTGATTGTAGTGGCTGTAAATTGCGGAAAAGAAGCTCAGAAATACAAATTCGATTTATCAAAAGGAACTCTAAAAAATAACGAGTTCACTCCTTATGTAACTTCTGATAATTCAAATTTAAAAAGAACCAATACACAGAAAATTAATAACTTAGAGATTCCTGCAAAGTCGGTAGTAACGTTTGTGGGAGAATTTGAGTAG